From Bdellovibrio sp. KM01:
AAATTTGCACAAATCCTAAGAAACGCAGAACATGTGGTAGCAATGGAATTGCTTTCCGGTGCGCAAGCGATTGATTTGATTGCGCCATTGAAACCATCCGCAGCGGTTAAAGCTGTGCATGATCACATCAGAAAAACAGTTCCGTTCGCCAAAGAAGACCGTATCTTCCACAAAGACGTCGAAGCCATCAAAGCAATGATGATCTCTGGGGAGTTGATGAACGTTGTCGAAAAAACAGTGGGTGAACTGGAGTGGTAATCTGACCGCGCCAAGCTCGATGAATTAGGAAAAGCCTGTCGATGAATTTGACAGGCTTTTTTTATTTTCCCTCTCTCAAGATTCCTTCCGTGTCTCCGTCTGATACAGCTCCAAAGTATCTCGGTAATCTGGGCATTGAATCATCATTTAGTCTCTGGGGAACAGATCTATTTTGCCTGCAGAGATACCGATATCAGTTACAATAGATATTCGGGGGATAAAAGATGAAGGCACAATCAAAAATCGGGGTTGGATTAACAACTCTGCTCCTTTTATCTACGGGTTGCGCACCTTCAGGAAATTCCTGGCAAGCAGACTATGCATCCACTTCAGAAGAGTCTGGACAAGAGGTAAAACCAACGCCGACACCTTCGCCATCTCCATCTCCATCTCCATCTCCTTCTCCTTCTCCTTCTCCTTCTCCTTCTCCTTCAGTGACACCTAAACCTACAGTAACGCCATCTCCATCTCCGACCGTAACACCGTCTCCGTCTCCAACAGTTACGCCGTCACCTACGGTAAGTCCATCGCCATCTCCGACTGTCACTCCATCACCGACGGCGCCAGCGCAAACTATTACGGATATAGTGAATAGTCAGATGGCGACCTCTCACGAAGCCAAAATTCCTGATATTCGTTACGAATGGCAAAAGAAACCGGAAATTATCATGCAGTCGCCTGCGGCTGCAGATATTCCAAGTTGGTTTCCTTACACGAAGCCCGCATGGTGTACACTGCTCAATTCCTGGATGCAGGTTTATGAAGCCGAAGGCAATACTGCGACCAACACTCGTGTGCAATACCGCAATATGAAGATCTATATTCTTTCGGAAGCGACTCGCAAATGGAGCCTTTTGGTGACGGATGCAGCTCCCGATACCGACACGTGGAAATATCCATTTGATTTTGCTTCGTCGGGCGGAACGCGAGCTGAAACAACTGGCGGAGTTTCGTTTAAACCGAAGTATCCGCAATTTGCACACGGCTATGGATCGCAAAACACGATCCAGCCTCAAGACGTGCGTGCGGTCTTTGTTACCATGGATACGCGTTTGGTTTTGGATAAGGCGACAGGCACAGATGATCGCGCTTCTGCACGCTACTTGGTGAACGTGGGGGCTGATTATTGGCCCAATGCTCAGGCCGTGAATACATCCTGGTCTTATGCGCCAGGCGTGGGGCAGGGTCGATTTATTCTAGCGACTCCCGAATGGAGAAAGGCAACTATGATCGTGCCTAACGGCCGATATGGTTCATCCATGCAGGAGATGATCTCCAATCCACCGCCACTGGATTAATAATTTAAATCCCCAAATAAGAAGCGCTGCAGAACCTGATCAGGGTTTTGCTGTGCTTTTGCAGAAAATCGATAGCTTCTTTTGATTCCCTCACAAAGATGGTGCTAGATTGGCGGCATCTAGAGGAGTTGATATGAAAGCATTGACGGTGTTGATTCTTACAAGTTTCTTGGTGGTTCCAGCGTTTGCGAAAAAAACGATTTGGGTGACGGGAACTGGTAGTGCTTCTGGTTCTTGCAAAGGTGGAGATTCTTTCTGCCCGCGCAACCTTCAATCGCGCGCAGAAACTACTGCGAAAAACAATGCGAGTTCAACTTGCACGATCAAAGGTGGAGTAACGATGGGTATTCCATCTTGTTCCGCTCATTGCTCACCGGGATATATTTCCCCAGGCAACAGCGCATGGGTTAGCTGCAATGCCAGCTGCCGTGTAAGCTGCCGAGTGGACGACAACGTTCCAGGCTTCGGTTTGCAACCAAATGGTTTCTTCGAAGGCTCCGACGACGAGATTTACTAAATTTAGATTTCCGATCGCTCGGGGAATGCTAATTCTATACATGCACTTGTTTCTATCCAAAGCCTGTCCCTAAAAAGACGGGCTTTGTCGCGTTTATAGGCAGTCCTGCGGCGATAATCCACGTACGAAATTGAATCATGCCAGACCTGGAAAATGAAATAGTGTCCTCTGAAATTAGCGGCGGAAAAATTTGGATTCGGTCGTGAGGAGCTGTTTAAATCGCCGTCATTTAGTTTTACAAAATAATTGAGTTTCTGCTCTCGTTTGCTCCAGGAGATTACGACGACCCGCTATTGACGCTTTGGAGGCCACAGCCGGATCCTAATAACATCTTGAACAGAAAATCTGGGGCTGATCTCTGCAGCTTCAATTAACATAAGGATGATTCATGCAAAGAAGACAAGTCTTGCAATCCGTGGGTAGCTCTTTGGTCACTGCTCTGTCACTCGCTACTATTTCCAGAACTGCCGAAGCAGCTGTTTTGCCAGCAAGTTTGGCTCAGGGAGAACTCGGGTCTGTAGCAGAGCTGCGTACGACACGCCCTTCAGCTAATGGCGCAAAGATGATAGTAAGAAGCTACCATTCTGGGCTTAATGTTGGTGGTGGCGACTTTGTCGGTTACTTGTCAAGTGGAACAGATGATGGCGGGACTGTCTTTGCTGGCAGTGGTTTTTATTGGCGTCGCGTGATCAATGATCCCAACAATCTGACGGTGTTTGATTTTGGTGCAAAGGCCGACGGTAAAACTGATGCATTATCAGCGGTCAGAGCGATGTTTGATTGGTCAAAAGCTAACTATCCGACACTTGGCATTCAGTTTCCTGCGGGCACGTTTTTTATGTCTGGTTTTAATTTTGGAGCAGCAGAAATACCATTCTTCCGTATGGCGGGAGCGAACGTAAATTTCGGTTATTTCGCGGGGACAACGTTGCTCTCGGATGGAGCTACGAGTTCTTTGATTAAAGTAAATGCGCGCAGGGTAGAGCTTTCAAATCTGGTCTTCAAGGGACAGGCTGATACAAAACCAAATTACCAAGGCTTCTTTGATAATATTTGTACTGGCGGGCAGTTTTTCCGAGGGTCTTGTTTGCGCTTTGATAAAGTTGGGGGCGCTTCTATAAGTCTTATGGATACACTAGATTGCAAAATTGACCAATTTTACGCAAGTGCCTGTCAAAATGATGTGATCAGAGCCCGTTGGTCAGGGCGAGCAGCCGGAAATTGGGATCACAGCACTGCGATTGAACTTTCCAATTTCAATTTGCAAAATTGTAAAAGCGGAAAGGTTTTAAACTTACCACGCTGTACTCAGTCGCTTATTTATAATGGATGGATCGAGCACTGTACTAATCCAGGAGATATCTCCAACGGACAATGGATTCTTGATGCATTCAGTATTGAAGACTGTGAGAATCCGTTGAACGCGCGTTGGTCGCGCTTGAATTCGCGTCAGATTAATTTGCAATCTGGAAGCAGTATTGACAATACGATGCAGGGCACTGACCCTAGCCGCTGGTTGAGTGCTTGGGAGATGGGTTCCTCGAGAGTGGAGTCCTTTGGTGCCGCTTTCGACGGCAGTCTGAAATACAACTTCCTTACTTCACGTTTTAGATTGAGCAACGATACCGGTCAGGCGACTTGGTTTGAGTTAGGGAATTTCTTTACGCCTAACATGGGAGATAGTTGGGAAATTGAACTATTTGGTCAAACACAGTACGGCAACGGTAGTGATACTCAGGCACTCATGAATCCGGTGAATGGAAAAACCACCGGCGGGCGCGCTATCATTCATATGCAACACAAAACGGATAAGTTGGCGGAGGCCAGTTGGTCAGCGGAAGGAAACTCGCCCGTGCTGGAAGTGCGAATTTTGCCCCGCTCCGCCACAGATGCCAAAGTATACGTGAAGATTGCTAACTGGACGCCGGTAGTTATGGTGGTAATGAAAACCAACGGTAAGGATCGCTTTATGGCGGGGCAATGCGTACGCTTTGACGCCACCATGACAGCTACAACTCCTCCGAGTGGCAATATAGTAGCTCCTCAGCGTTTTAGTTTGCACAATGGAAAAGCCGGAATCGGTGGTAATGAGAACGGAGATTTGTTGATGGCGTCGCGGGTTCTAACTGCTTCGCAGGTCGACACTAGCAAAGCCAAAGGCTACTTGTCGGTGGTGATCAATGGTGAACAAGTTGCCATTCCTTATTTTGATGTAAAGTAAAATTCTTGTTTCCAATCCAAAGCCTGATCAGAAATGATCAGGCTTTATGCCGCGACCTTGAAGCGTGCCTTCAAGTTTTGCTCGATACAATTTCATCAAAGGTTCTTTTGCGGCATCACCTTCAATAATTCCGATAGCTTCCGCGATGGCTTGCAAGGTCGCCATTCCCTCTGGAGTGTTTTCTGCGCGCATGTGGACTGGTGACTGATTCGGAGTTTTGATCATCACTCGCGGGACATCTTTTAATTCATGATGGCGATAGTGAACTTTGCTGGCTTGGCGCCAATTTCCATCCGGAACAATCAATTGAATCGGGCGGGGATCTTCGGCGACAAACTCTGCCGTCAATTCCCTGGCATCATCTGCAGGATAAAACATGACGGTGCGATACTGAGGTGTCAGTAAATCACTTAAGTCCAAAGCATTTTGATCAGCTCCGCGGATGCGCATTTCGCTATTCACCAGTGCTTCAATCGCCAAGCGCCCGGTATTGGTAGTACGTTTTAGTTCCTTGGCGTGAACCACCAGGCACAGGCGGGTTTTCAGTGTAAGTTTCGGAATGAACGCACAGACACAGCGGCTTTTGTTTAAAAAGCACACGGGACAAGGGTCTTTGGTCTTTCTTTTGCGTTCTAGAGTCATCGACGTATGTCTATCGTGCCGGTTTGGACAGTCAATTTATCCTTCCTTGCTGCGCCGCACCCCCGAAAGGTACGGCGTACCTTTCGGGGGTATTTTTTGTTAGGTTCTAGCTCTTCAGATTTCAAAGGAGAGCACATGTCTCGCGTCGTTAAGGCCCCAACGGGTAATAAGATGGTTTGTAAAGGCTGGCTGCAAGAGGCCGCTTACCGCATGATCCAAAACAATTTGGATCCTTCTATCGCAGAACATCCAGAAAATCTTGTCGTGTACGGTGGTATTGGTAAAGCTGCTCGTAACTGGGAATGCTTCGATAAAATCTTGGAAGCGCTTAAAAATCTGGAAAATGACGAAACTCTTTTGGTTCAATCTGGAAAACCCATCGGTATCTTGAAAACTCACGAAGACGCTCCTCGCGTTCTACTTGCGAACTCGAACCTTGTTCCCAAATGGGCCACTTGGGAAGTCTTCAATGAGTTGGATAAAAAAGGTTTGATGATGTACGGCCAGATGACGGCGGGTTCTTGGATCTATATCGGAACTCAAGGGATCATCCAAGGAACTTACGAATCGTTCGTTGAGGCCGGTCGCCAGTACTTCAATGGTGATTTGAAAGGCCGCGTGATTTTGACTGCGGGCTTAGGCGGTATGGGTGGAGCACAACCTCTGGCAGGTGTATTCGCTGGGGCTTGCGTGCTTGCGGTTGAAATCGATCCAACTCGTATTCAAAAACGTCTTGAAACAAAATACATCGACGAAGTGGCAACAGACATCGACGATGCGATTGCTCGTATTAAAAAATACACAGCAGCTGGTGAAGCAAAATCCGTGGCCCTTCTTGGTAACATGGCGACAGTCATTCACCAATTGATCGACAAAGGTTTCACTCCGGATCTTTTGACAGACCAAACATCTGCGCATGATCCATTGGTGGGTTATATCCCTGAAGGTTACACAGTTGAGACTGCGAAAACTTTCCGTGAAAAAGATCAAACGGCTTACTTGAAAGCTGCATACGATTCTATGGCGAAACATGTTCGCGGTATGCTTGCGATGAAAGACAAGGGAGCCGTGACTTTCGATTACGGCAATAACTTGCGTGCACGTGCTCAAGAAGCGGGTGTTGAAAATGCATTTGATTACCCAGGATTCGTTCCTGCGTTCATCCGTCCCTTGTTCTGTAAAGGCTCTGGTCCATTCCGTTGGGTTGCACTTTCTGGTGATCCGGCTGATATCAAAGTGACTGACGATGCGATGAGAAAACTATTCCCTCACAAAAAAGATCTTTTGCGTTGGTTGGATATGGCTGAAGAGCGTATCGCGTTCCAAGGTCTTCCGGCGCGTATCTGCTGGCTTGAATACGGCGAGCGTGCGAAAGCCGGCGCAATGCTGAATCAACTTGTGGCAGAGGGCAAAGTGAAAGCTCCAATCGTTATCGGTCGTGACCATTTGGATTGCGGTTCTGTGGCGTCACCAAATCGTGAAACAGAAGCGATGAAGGACGGTTCCGATGCAGTCAGTGACTGGGCATTGCTAAACGCCATGGTGAACACGGCGTGCGGAGCTACGTGGGTGAGCTTGCATCACGGTGGTGGTGTGGGTATGGGTTACAGCCAACACGCAGGACAAGTGATCGTGGCAGACGGCACTGAAAAAGCGGCTCGCAGGCTTGAGCGCGTATTAACTGCGGATCCAGCAATGGGCATCTTTAGACATTTGGACGCTGGTTATGATCTTGCAAAACAAACTGCAAAAGAACGCGGCGTGAACAGCTGCTGGTTGTAAAAATCAAAAAGTGTGCAGGCACATGAATTTATTCAAGGCGCAAGGAGGAAGCTGTACAAGTGTACTGCGACGACGAAGCAAGGCCGAAGAAATTTATGTGCCTGCGCACTTACTTAACTGGCCGAAGCGGTCTCACTCTTCGGCCTTTTTTCTCACATTAGTGCTGTCTCCGCTTGATAATTTCACTCTCAGGCAAGAGCTGCTTTTTCTCAGCTAAATCATGTTTGCATTCTTGTGCCATCAGTCAGACCATTAAGTGATGGTTTAAAAACTGGAGGTCTTCATGATGTCTCACAAGATTATTCTCAGTACGATTCTCGCATCCCTGTCATTAGCTCCCTTAAGTTTCGCAAATGCTCAAGCCAAAGGCACACCCGATGTTGTGCGCGTGGGAAATTTGAAATTCGCGCACTACGGAGCGATCAGCTACATGTCTGAATATTGCGGTAAGTATAATTTAAAAGTTCAAGAGCGCGTGTTCGCCAAAGGCATCGATATCATGCCAGCGATTATCGCGGGAGAAATCGACGTTGCTGCAAGTGCAGCTGATGCCGCTATCGCAGGTCGTGCCAGCAAAGTTCCTATTTACGCGATCGCAGGTTTCGCCGAAGGTGGCGCCCGAATCGTCGCAGGTAAAGATTCAAAAATCACTTCCGTCAAAGAT
This genomic window contains:
- the hutU gene encoding urocanate hydratase; its protein translation is MSRVVKAPTGNKMVCKGWLQEAAYRMIQNNLDPSIAEHPENLVVYGGIGKAARNWECFDKILEALKNLENDETLLVQSGKPIGILKTHEDAPRVLLANSNLVPKWATWEVFNELDKKGLMMYGQMTAGSWIYIGTQGIIQGTYESFVEAGRQYFNGDLKGRVILTAGLGGMGGAQPLAGVFAGACVLAVEIDPTRIQKRLETKYIDEVATDIDDAIARIKKYTAAGEAKSVALLGNMATVIHQLIDKGFTPDLLTDQTSAHDPLVGYIPEGYTVETAKTFREKDQTAYLKAAYDSMAKHVRGMLAMKDKGAVTFDYGNNLRARAQEAGVENAFDYPGFVPAFIRPLFCKGSGPFRWVALSGDPADIKVTDDAMRKLFPHKKDLLRWLDMAEERIAFQGLPARICWLEYGERAKAGAMLNQLVAEGKVKAPIVIGRDHLDCGSVASPNRETEAMKDGSDAVSDWALLNAMVNTACGATWVSLHHGGGVGMGYSQHAGQVIVADGTEKAARRLERVLTADPAMGIFRHLDAGYDLAKQTAKERGVNSCWL
- a CDS encoding amylovoran biosynthesis protein AmsF, which codes for MQRRQVLQSVGSSLVTALSLATISRTAEAAVLPASLAQGELGSVAELRTTRPSANGAKMIVRSYHSGLNVGGGDFVGYLSSGTDDGGTVFAGSGFYWRRVINDPNNLTVFDFGAKADGKTDALSAVRAMFDWSKANYPTLGIQFPAGTFFMSGFNFGAAEIPFFRMAGANVNFGYFAGTTLLSDGATSSLIKVNARRVELSNLVFKGQADTKPNYQGFFDNICTGGQFFRGSCLRFDKVGGASISLMDTLDCKIDQFYASACQNDVIRARWSGRAAGNWDHSTAIELSNFNLQNCKSGKVLNLPRCTQSLIYNGWIEHCTNPGDISNGQWILDAFSIEDCENPLNARWSRLNSRQINLQSGSSIDNTMQGTDPSRWLSAWEMGSSRVESFGAAFDGSLKYNFLTSRFRLSNDTGQATWFELGNFFTPNMGDSWEIELFGQTQYGNGSDTQALMNPVNGKTTGGRAIIHMQHKTDKLAEASWSAEGNSPVLEVRILPRSATDAKVYVKIANWTPVVMVVMKTNGKDRFMAGQCVRFDATMTATTPPSGNIVAPQRFSLHNGKAGIGGNENGDLLMASRVLTASQVDTSKAKGYLSVVINGEQVAIPYFDVK
- a CDS encoding tRNA-uridine aminocarboxypropyltransferase; this encodes MTLERKRKTKDPCPVCFLNKSRCVCAFIPKLTLKTRLCLVVHAKELKRTTNTGRLAIEALVNSEMRIRGADQNALDLSDLLTPQYRTVMFYPADDARELTAEFVAEDPRPIQLIVPDGNWRQASKVHYRHHELKDVPRVMIKTPNQSPVHMRAENTPEGMATLQAIAEAIGIIEGDAAKEPLMKLYRAKLEGTLQGRGIKPDHF